The following is a genomic window from Miltoncostaea oceani.
GGACGGGAGCTTCGGCGACTCCGCCACCACCGACGCGAGCGGCAAGTACACGCTGAGCTTCTTCTCCCCGTCGCCCCCGTTCACCGTGACGGCGACCTACTCCGACCCGTGCCGTGACTCGGCGACCCGGGAGCTGTCGTCGACGTCGCCGGCGATCCCGGACGGCACCGTCCAGAACTTCACGCTCGACCCCTTCCTGTTCTGCGCGCCGTTCTTCTCCCCGAGCGGCCAGCCGGAGGCGACCGGCAACGCCTGGCCCGAGCGCGGCCAGATCCTCTCCGGCGCCGGCGGCGTCACGTACCTGCGGGTGCTCGCGCCGTTCGACGCGTCGGCCTTCAGCCTGACGCTCGCCGACGGGACCCCCGTCGGCGGCGGCACCGACGAGAGCCTGCTGACCCTCACGGCGCCCGCGACCCCCTACAACGGCCCCGTGAACCTGACGTACACCGTCGGCGGCGTCGCCACCACGCGTGCGCTGGGGACGCTGGTCTCCGGCCAGGTGCTGAACCCGAACCCGCCGGCGGGCGTGAGCGACCTCGCCGCGATCGTCGACATCTCCGGCAGCATGTCGAGCGCCGACCCGACGTTCCGCCGCAAGGCGGCGGTGCAGCTGCTCGTCGACCTCTCCGGCCAGGGTGACCGCCTCGTGGCCACCGGCTTCGACGACGCGTTCACCGAGATCTTCCCCCGCACCACCATCGCCGGGGAGGCCTCGAAGAACGGCCTGAAGCGCCTCGCCCGCCAGCGGATCGTCAACGACGGCGGGACCGACTACACCGTCGGCATCGGCGAGGCGTTCAACGCCCTCGCCGCGGACCCGCTGAACCCGGCGACGCCGAAGGCCGCGATCTTCCTGACGGACGGCGCGAACAACGGGACTTACCAGAACACCCACCTGCGGTTCGCCTTCAACGGCACCGGCCGCCCGTGGCCGATCTGCGTCGTCCGGCTCGGGACGAGCGGCTTCGCCGCCGCCGACACGGCGCGCCTGAAGCGGATCGCCCGCGAGACCGGCGGCGTCTACAGCGCGACGCCGACGAACACCGAGCTGGAGAACCTCTACTTCCAGTGCCGTGGCCGCACCTCCGGCGCGAGCACGCTGCTGAAGAAGACGGCGACGTACAAGGTCGGCCAGCGCCGTGTCTACTCCCGCGCCATCAAGAAGGGCCAGCGCAAGGCGACGTTCTTCGTCGGCTGGGGCGTCGGCAAGTACGCCATCCAGGCCGTGCAGCCGGGCGGCAGGACCTACACGAAGTCCACCGGCAAGGCCGTCCGCCTCGTCCGCGGGAAGACCTTCGCGTTCTTCGAGGTCCAGAACCCGAAGGCCGGTCTCTGGCGCCTCCGCGTCACGCGCCTCGCGACGGGAGCCCCGACGGACAAGGCCACCACGACGGTGACGGTGCAGAAGAGGCGTTAGCGCGGACAAGCGCCTCTCGCGGCGGCTTCGCCGCTGATCGCGAGAACGGCGCGGACGGCGGCACCGGCTGCCGCCGGGAACGGCCGCCGAAAAGGACTAGGCAGCGCACCGGGGTCGACTTCGTCGCCCCCGGTGCCGGTCCCTAAACGTTAAATCTGACCTGGATCACGTCGCCCTCCTGGACGATGTAGTCCTTGCCCTCCATGCGGAGGGTCGCGGCCTCGCGGGCCCTGCTCCAGGAGCCGGCGGCGACGAGGTCCTCCCAACCGACGACCTCGGCGCGGATGAAGCCGCGTTCGAGGTCGGAGTGGATCTTGCCGGCGGCCTGGGCGGCGGCGGTGCCGCGGGTGATGGGCCAGGCGCGGGCCTCGGGCGGGCCGGAGCCGGTGAAGAAGGTGACGAGGTCGAGGAGCCGG
Proteins encoded in this region:
- a CDS encoding carboxypeptidase regulatory-like domain-containing protein, which codes for MTRTSGPGRLLRRSAALAGVLALFASGTALADVTGTVTNSAGVPLPGISIRATEADGSFGDSATTDASGKYTLSFFSPSPPFTVTATYSDPCRDSATRELSSTSPAIPDGTVQNFTLDPFLFCAPFFSPSGQPEATGNAWPERGQILSGAGGVTYLRVLAPFDASAFSLTLADGTPVGGGTDESLLTLTAPATPYNGPVNLTYTVGGVATTRALGTLVSGQVLNPNPPAGVSDLAAIVDISGSMSSADPTFRRKAAVQLLVDLSGQGDRLVATGFDDAFTEIFPRTTIAGEASKNGLKRLARQRIVNDGGTDYTVGIGEAFNALAADPLNPATPKAAIFLTDGANNGTYQNTHLRFAFNGTGRPWPICVVRLGTSGFAAADTARLKRIARETGGVYSATPTNTELENLYFQCRGRTSGASTLLKKTATYKVGQRRVYSRAIKKGQRKATFFVGWGVGKYAIQAVQPGGRTYTKSTGKAVRLVRGKTFAFFEVQNPKAGLWRLRVTRLATGAPTDKATTTVTVQKRR